The sequence taattttttttaaaaaatattaatattaatattgatggttttaaatttaaatattgtagaaaagttaataattacttctattacatcatgaaataaatgaactttataattcaaattattaataaaattcatcTGATTTAAAAATTGacaagtttttataattttttttgtaataaaattagattttttaaaaattatcaggtataaaattaatattacagtgcaagtaaatttaattcactctatactagttttttcatgaaaaaaaattttttattgttcccaTCATAGTacgaaaaaatttaattctaaatttaaactagttgaaaaaaaaaaaactattaaaaattaactaattcttaaaaaaaattcatataatttgCACTGTTCTATACTGTCGTGCAATTATAGTTAgctgttaaaaaataacaggaaaaaaaaaaaagagttgatgtAATTGCAGGCtttgaacagtgcaatttatAGTACAGTATTACCAATCactaatgaataaaaaagaaaacgaaaaacatGAATTCACTGCTTTCTGAAAATCGAAAGTTTCTGCAgcaaataaatacttttttttattttttgacaattcGTAACCAAACGGTTAATTAGTGCGTTTTTCAGAAAACGCGAACGCGTAGACAAACGGACCTTAGAAGTTGCTGCGGCATATCCAATGTTACGCGAGAAAATTAGTCAGCATCATCATCCATTCGACACGTGTTACCGACACACTCCATCCACACGATCACAGGCTTACAGCACACCCCCGCATTGCCGACTCACGGGGAGACTCGAGCACCCCGCGTTCCTCTTTAAAATCACGTCCACGTCATCACATTCTCTTCTCATTCATACGGCTGCGTCACACCCGATTGCGACTCCACCTCTTACCTCTCCAATATAGAAATAGCAGAGAGGCGCAACATAAACTCGCCCACGCAATAAATTCCAAGCtccaaaaaggaaaataaaactaaaagaacgCGAGAGAAAGTCGgcgaaaaaagaaattgtcttTAGGGTTTTTGAAGTTTCTCGAAGAGGTTTTTGAAGAATCAGCGAATGGtaaatcatcatgattctagcgctctctctctctctcttttcattttttaatttttgaattgctAATTTGTTGGTCGGTATTGTAGATCCatctcgtgttttttttttttcgtttcatttttaatttgatgtcgAATACATACATAAAATCCATTGtttgattttcataatttattatatttgtgtttATATGAAGAAAATTAGGATTAATATTTCGGTAATTCAACACGGGATCCACCCATGAGGAGATTTTTGTTGATACTGTTGTTTTGTATTATGATGTTATGCTGGTGTGTCTTgctaaaatatttgtaattggTGTTTTGTAGGATACTAAGAGAATGCTGCAGAATTCTGTATTGGCTTTAACAGATGATACTCTTATTTCAATTGGTACTGTAGCAAATGCGGCAAGGGAGGTTTCCAATTATGGGGTTGATCAGTGTGATCCTCAAATTATCACTCAAGCATCATCTCTAAGTACTTTCGTTAATCCTTTGTTGTTGTCTCTTTCCTTGTTAGTTTGATTTCATTCCCAATTGTGTTTGCAAGTCATGCTCTGCAATGTGCATCTTTCCGAATGAGCTTTGATGTTGTATTGACCATGTTCTTCATAAGTTCTTAGGAGGACTGAGGTGATTATTTAAGTGAGACAATTTTGATTGGAAGTATTTTAGAGTTTGCAGAGAAAAAGAGGTTGTTCTATAGGTGGATAGGACATTGCATTTTAGCATGGGTACATATTTTGGAAACAATGATGAGTTACAGAGTTCACAATCAATGGATCAGTTTTCAGTAGCATATACAAGCAATGCTGTTAAATTCCATGCTTGCACAACTTGTTCCCTCGTTTATTGAATCAGGTTTATACATGCTAGGTTGCGTCCTGGTTTAACATCTGTTGATGAATTATGACAGGTAAGCTGCCATTGGAGCCTTCCTCCGTGGATATTGTCATTCCCATCTTCAGATCAATTGAATTTCCTGGTGACCTGTTGGTAAAGGAAATGTTTAGAGTGCTGAAGCCTGGTGGAACCATTCTGATTTACAGTTCTCAGCAATCTGTTATAGGGGAAACTGACAAGGTGAATATAAAtgccttttttttgtgtggtcTGGGTAGAATTTAGTTTGTCATCAAGCTTCTCACCATGGTGTTTCTGTAGGCAATTTCTGGTCTTAAGCGCAAGTTGCTTTTGGGTGGTTTCTTGGAAGCGGAAGCTCTACAACCAAAATCTGTTGGACTCTCCAATGTGGTTCGTTCTTTTGGGGTGAGTTAGTTTTCACTTGTGACTGTTGGCATTATTGTGATCTTGTTATTCTCTGCTCCTTTACTCAAATGAGGAATGATAGAACCATAATAAGTTGATCCTTGATGTAAAAGGGCAAGGATACACATTCTCTTTGCAAGTTTTAACTGTATCACCCTTTTCATTGCGTCCTAATACTATTTGCTTTCCATTATTCATGTTGCAATATACTTGGTTGAATTTATAATCCTTCTTTATTCTTAGGTCAAGGCCAAAAAACCTTCTTGGAATATTGGTTCATCCTTTGCACTAAAGAAATCCATAAAATCACCCGTCAAGGTTCAAAATGATGATTATTCAGATTTGATTGACGAGGATAGCCTTTTGACAGAAGAAGATTTGAAGAAACCTCAGCTACCACCTGGTACGATAGAAGACACTGAACTTTGGTTTTAtgcatttttatgttttttttttgggccacTAGTAACCAAATTTGCATGTGAAGTTGGTGATTGTGAGGTTGGAAGCACAAGGAAGGCTTGCAAGAACTGCACTTGTGGTAGAGCTGAGGAAGAGGAGAAAGTGAAGTTGGGACCGACTATGGATCAGCTGAACAATCCACAATCAGCATGTGGCAGTGTGTATGTGTCTTTATGTGCATTTATGTAgatgtaattgtttttgtacACGCTAAATTGTTTGTCTTAACATGATGGTCCCTGGATCCTTGGATGATCCCGACACTGCTGTGCATTTTGGTTATGTGCCCTGGTTTCATATCAGTAACTTTTTGGGAAAGAACCTGTGCATGTTTAGGCTTTACTATTATGCTAATTTACTTGAAGCAGTCTCAAGGCATCATGGTTCATGAATAGACTAGCACACGCAGACATTAAAATCAGCATGCTTCAAAGTAATCCGCTTTGTGGTTTGTTGAATCAGCTAATTATTTCTTCCTCCagcctgaattttttttcctcttatgtTACACAGTGTGGACTAGGGGATGCTTTTCGTTGCGGAACATGCCCTTACAAAGGTCTTCCCCCATTCAAACTTGGTGAAAAGGTAACTAACAGGAACACCGGATCTCCCTTTCCCTTTCCCACGACATCTGTATTGTATAGAACTAATAATCTATTTTCTTGCAGGTTTCACTGTCTGAAAACTTTCTCGTGGCAGACATTTGAAGCCAAAGTTGGATTTAGATGCTGTTTTGGACATACACAGCTTGTGAAAGCTTTTGTTTTCAGTTGGCTATGATTCATTCATACGTAGTTTTACCCATTCAAATGGTAGTCAACTTTAGTGTCCTAGAAATGGTCCATAAAATGACCAAACAATGTTTGATGACGAGAATAACAAACGAATTTTGCTCTTCTTATCTGCCTTGGTGCTTATTTTCTCCTTGTGTTGGGTCCTTGTTTTGGAACTAAATTCATTGTTAAATAAAGCCTGTTTgcttttaagttgaattttttatatatattttttatttcaattttttttatatatgttttcatattatttactgatataaaaaataaattttttaaaataaaaaaaaattattttcaatgtatttttaaacaaaaaatatttttaaaaaaaaattgtctgcAATTCAAGCAGTTTCCaaattcaaattgaattaaatttgaataGCGTTCCTACAATGTAATTATAAATGCGCATAGTGTTGCGAGGCAGCAAGGGAAGATAGGAGTCGAACTTGTACAGCACTGGGCGAGCCACTGTGTTCATGACCACAGCGCAGCGCTTCACAAGTTCAAGAAGCACCAGCATCAGTTGGTTAAATGAATAAACAAACTCAGCCTTCGCCGGTTTACGTGTACGAAGTCTCGCAATACAAAACTGAATACAGATTTGGCTTCCCAGTGCATCCAGGAAGCATCAGCTAATCTGCTGAGAAAGAAGAACCAGAAGCCCTTGAGGACCGACCAATATTTCGTTAAGGAAACTCAATAACCCAAACCATACCACAGGAGTCACATCCACTCCTCCAAGTGGTGGAATCAGCTTTCTGGTCGGAATGAGAAGTGGTTCTGTGGGAGCATAAACTAACACATATGGAAACTTCCCGACCGGAAGCTTTGGGTACCATGACATTACTATCCTCACAATAAATAGAAAGGAAAATGCTGAGAGGAACGGCCCCAAGATACCTACCGCTGACTTCGCTGCGGCAGGGTCTAAATCTGCCAGCATCAATCTCTGAATTAAATTTGAGGCAGCTTCTGATGTTTTTGGTATGCCTACGTTGATATTCCCCACAGCCTCAGGAGGGCTAAACGGCTCCCCTGAAATGTCTCCATGTGACATTGCGAGGTCTACATTAAGAGAAGCTGCGACTCTGGTAAAGCAGCACGTCCTTGACGACAGGACTTGATCGCCTTGGCTGGAATGTCCTCTGGTAGGGCAGTTCAACCTCTCCTGCACAACTTAAACAGTTAGATACATGGAGTCTGGAGCCTCTAAGCAGTTCGAAATGTTTTCCATTCATGGAAAAAGATTTGAGAACGTAAAACAAAATTGGGTCagaatttaagaatatattatgCTGGTGCACATTAAGCCCCCCGCAAACATGCAGATGAAGATTatagaacataaaaaaactaattagtgTGCAGGAAGCCAGGGGGTTTGATCAAAATgtcaaatgcaataaaaaacattGACTCGTAACAAAACTTTAAAAAGCATTCAGACATATCCCAAGCTGTTTTCAGATGAGAAAATCAGAAGGGCACTGAGACATGATTTTAAGGTTCAAGCAGCAAACACtaacaaaatcaaatggaaTACAACCCAAGGAATTTCTGGTATAGACCAGGGAATGTTACTTAAGAGTAAACAGGAACGTTCTTGAAGACATGAACACAGAGGATCAGAGAATCATCAATTGTAAGAGATAATCTTTTTTCTAGGGCTGGTTTGGTTCCGAGAGCACAAATCACATTCACAAAAAGACCTTGTAGCCAGGGCAAAAGCTTGAGGCAGCCCCAGCTCCAGCCCCAAGTTATGTGCCTAATTGCTAAACCAAATTACGTAACAAGTAGAAACTAAGCAAGCCCCATTAGTAATCAAATGAGAGGAAGCCTTGGCTTGCACACACTGCTGCCTAGAAAATCGAAAACGAAATTCCctcgaagaagaaaaagatcaaCTTCAACATATTTCGAAGAAAACCAATTGCTACAGtttctttttcagtttttatctAACCTTTTGATTGGATAAAGTTCATTTTAGATACAAATTGATTTACTAAAATGTTCGACTAGTTGTAcggagaagaaaataaagactCCACTCCCCCACCATGATATAATCTGAACTAATATTCCATGCCATCATCATATGCATAAAGGAAACTGTAAAAGCAAAATAGTAAACAGAGTTCGGGTGCTCACAGAAACATTAAATTTGGCTTTCTTGTGTATCAAAGGCGCCCATCTTATATGATTCTTGTTGTGGTGGAGAGAAGATAATGCTGCCATTTTCTGTGAGAGAGCGAGAAGGAAATGAACGGGCAGCAATGTATCAGTGTGCCGGtggattttttggatttttcttttcatgggtTAATTTGAATGACCAgcaaaaaggaaacaaattgcAATCGTTGGACTCCCAATTGGAAATCTGGTTCGGTTGGGTCCATCACTAAGAAGCCCAAATCAGGTTTTCTATAAGGAGAGCACGGTACCGGGCTCTTCCTCGGATCATCAGAATTATTGACATTATGTGTttgaaagtttttaatttttttagttttaaattaattttttggatttttttttaatatattaatatcaaaaataaaatttaaataataaaaaaaattatttcaatacatttctaaaaaaattattttaaaaaacaatatctgtAACTCCCACCCTCATATTGAATGTGGGTTACTACCATGACAAAATTAATATAGTTTGCGTTTTGTAATATGTtcgtttttactttttaatttaattttttaatttaaaaaatattaaattgattttttaatggtttaaatgtattgatataaaaaataaaaataataattttaatatattttgaattaaaaaatatttttaaaaaatttccatcCTGCATGCGaaacactgtttttttttttttgtcttagttacatgttaatttagattaattcttttaatgattttatgtaCCCTTCATATTCAGTgagatgtgttattttttaaaaatatattttcaaaaaaactgaaaataatgagaaattatTGATATATCAAAAATTATACTTCTTTAcctaataaaaacataataaccaCAGTAAAAATATTCGTGAATCCCATTATTCTATGAGACCGAAGAGtacaattgaaaaattaataccTTCATAATTCCAAAAGATATGTACTAGAAAGAAGTATTTGTAAAAATTCACGAGAATCAATGATGTCAGGAAATCAAGATCATATGTTCTTCATGCTCCAATTTGGTTCAAAATTCTAGTAGAAGGatcaaggaaaaaaagtaaTTGGAACAGttatttgaagaagaagaagaagaagcgtgCATCTCTCTCATTGAAGTCAGTCTGGTTACATAAATGGATAGCTAGCTTGGATCTTCATGATCATAGAGAAAACATCTATCAAtgtatataacaaaaataaaaataaagaactaaACTAttgctaaggaaaaaaaaaaagaaaaaacgagaaagaaaaagaaaaagaaaaagaaaagccctAGATTTACTAAGAAAACTATATACCTAAGCTAGACTAGTATTACCTTACAAAAACACAAAGTAAATTAATGCTACATTCACCTTTTTTatgttaactatttttttttaaaaaaaaaaactaaaagtactCCTATATATGTTTGTAAGCAACCATAAGAGGTTAAAGTAGCATTAATCTACTCTATTCATCCTTACAATCAAGTCCAAATCCAAACTCTTAATTGAAAATTGCCTACCATGAaacttttaattgaaattgcttttcacacaatgtttttaagaatattaatatttttttttaatttaattgtttttgatgtactaatatcaaaagtaatttaaaaaaatatataaaaattattattttgatgcattttcatacaaaaaacactttaaaaaacaactattatcatattttcaaacacttcAAAATCCGTTTATTAATGAGTTACAACCAACGATTACACCCCATCAAAGCAactaaaaaatgcttttaatagatgcttttaataaactttgatgataataatgataggtacatgataaaaaaaaaaaaaaaaaaatctacatgcaaaatgtaaaaatattaagattttaaaaaggcTCATTATTGTCACATCAAGataactattttaaattttgtattgGAAATCTCTAATCAATGCATAATTcgccaattttgtttttgaaagaaaaggtaatatttacttctttttttttcaacaaatttgTAGCATTTGCAATTGAAGTCTTCAATATCTtctaggattattttttttcacaaaagatATGTACTTGAAAGAAATATATCCCTAAAATGCCTAAATTAGCAAATTACGTCGAACAAGTCGACATCCTTGCAGGGCCTAGGCTTGAGGGCGTTTTTGTCACTTGATTGACAGCTCGAGTACATGActcattaacaaaaataaaccatCCATCATGCACAATTGGCTTTCTACCTAGACAACATCACGCAAATCTCATCTTGATCCAAATCCATCAAGTATTCATTACAAGGCCGTTTATTTCCTGACaaataactctatttttttttttgaaaaatatttttcatgaaaaataaatttttaaaaactaattattttttaagtttaaaaaacaattttactaTTCagttacatcatgaaaaaaagcaataataataatttattttcttcaagtttgttaaaaaaataaggataaaatctaacagataaaaaagttaaaaaaggataaaattaaaaaaatattttaatttcataaattatattaaataaaaaaaataattaaaaaaaaaacaaataacaaatctTAACAGATAAAAATTCAAGTAGGCTTCTACGACGAGGGCTGACTGTTTATATACGAGACATTGTGTTGAATCCAATATGAAAAAGGACTCATCTTACATGTTGGTGAATGGAAGGGGTTTGAGTGTCAAATGTCTTCTATTTTGCAAGAAGTTTCCAAAtatttatctcaatttttttttttcgttcaaGTAAAATGGTAAAATACACGTAAGTTCATCATCATCTGGATTTACAGGGTCACCAAAAGCTTCATTCCTTGCCGCAACAGGCAACCCCACTTCAAATAAGCGAAAACCAATCATAAATTATAAGAATCCATGTATACTGGATGAAATTTCTTGCATCACCACTAATAACTCTCTAGAAAGAACCATACTTTATTCACAGTTTACAGCCATCAAATAACATGAAAAGTTTTCTATCTGATATGACGAGAGGAGGTTTGCAATATGAATGAAGACAAAGAATCTTAAAAATTGAGAAACAATGTCTAAGAATGCATGAATAGACTGGATGCAAATTCAAGTGTCTTAAGAATTAAGAattcaaaaatgaaaagcaatcttacaatcaaataatttctcCTTGGTAATCTTTGAGAGAGGCGATCAATTTCCTATTCGTGAAATGGTGTGAGATCAATGTTCATCGGTTTCTTCCCCTTGCTTGCCTTCTGTggtatacaagaaaaataaaaatccaggTCAATAATGGAATGGAAATGATGTTGTCCATGCTGCATCATATATACGACAACCACTAGCAATCAAATTTATTACTGGAACTGGGGGCTTTTCTAGAAACGTTGGCTTGAGATTGTAGAAGGGGACTGGCAAAGAGGAGGCAGCGAGTGAGATTATTCAAACTAACAGGCTGTTAACAAGTCAGCCTgggttaaaaaattgaaaaagtgcAAAATGAATGCCAAAGGGTTGAAACAGTGAGCTAAGAGAGATTGGTACATAATGATAGAGATACTAAGAAGTGGTGAGAAGGTAAAATTACAGAAATTAGTGGGGTTCTATGAAATTGAGACCCCCAATCAAGAGCCCCAATCTGACATTTGGGTGTATTCTCTCTAATCTCACGAATTGGAGATGAACAAAGAAGAGTGTCTGACGGTGTATAAGCTTTAGAAGAAGTGTATGTGCTGATAAAAGATGGAGATAATACTTACAGCTATTGCCACAAGCTCTTCTAGCAGCTCCTCTAAATGGCGTAGAGgctaatttcatcaaaaagcaAAAGATAGATAATTATACAgcccaaattaaaagaaactggCATTTGTTTAAACAAATATCTATATGTATAATCTAATGAAAAACACCAAGGACATTTCACAAACAAGGCCAATGTAAAACTCACCCACTGAGTTGGACCATCCACCGGGGCATTCAGAGGATCATCATGCACCTAAGCACCACAAAGAAGCTTTGAGAAgcctatatataaatatgatcaaagataaaaaaaactgacacAACTACTAGAAGTCTCTGGGCTTGTCAAGAAATCATAACATCGCAAACTCAGAAGCAAAGCAAAAGAttcacaaaataataaaaaaaattcatttagaaAAACTAGACATTAATGAAATGGTAGAAACAGACAGACCACTTCACTTAAATTCATCCTGATGATGAACTTCGGAGTCTCCACAAACAGGGATGGAACCACAACAAAGTTTGACAAAGTCTTCATTTTAGTCCTAAAATTATATGGTTTATATATAATCCTGAGACgttcaaataataaattgatcatTTTCAACAGATCATCATACCTCCATGAAAATTCCATCCACTCCAACAGCCACTGCTGTTCTTGCAATGCATGGTATCAATTCACGAAGACCTCCACTAGCAACACCTCCACCATCCAACTGTAGATAGAGCATACTTTAACGATTTCATATGAAggcaaaaatacaaaaagtagATGTACATAGCAACACATTAAACTTTACATAACAATGAATACCAGGGAAATATGGCGACCAGAAGGAAGGACAACACAAAACCATAGCATCAAAGACTCCATATAAGACACCAAAGGCCAAAATTATTAACAGAGTGGTTTCCCACATTCTTAAAGTTTATCAGGGAAATCATGTAAAACACACTAATACTGGTCTGCTAACATTTACCAAGACTGAATCTATGTTCCATCATCTAGTTGTACAACGGAAAATGCAAGACAATCCACACCTTTCTCCCAGCAGGCTGTTGTAGTGAATGTGTGATGTCAGCTACCTGTTTTGAAACACTTAAACCAGTGGTTAAGTCTTCCAGATTATAGCATGTAAATTGAAATATAAGAAGCACATCAGTAGAATAACCCAAAAGAACTATCTGAAGTGGATTAATACTGTAAGCGGCTATAGATAATTTCTATAATCACTCTAAACATGACATGTTTGATCAAAgataaaagtttgagatttcTAAACTAAAAGAGCAAAAGTTGTGCAAGCCAAtgccataaaataaaaaattggaattGAAGTTTAATGAAACATTTAAAACTTTTCTCCTTTTAATGGAAGATTAAATTCAAGCTAATGAATGGGACAATTATCCATATATGCTCTTGCCTTCATCTCATCCACTTCAAGATCAGGATCAAGTTCTAAGAAAGCCAAAGGATTCTGTCctcttgcaaagaaaattagaatCCCAATAAAAAATGAGACCTCTCCTTATCTCATAGACAAGAAATTCAAGGCGTGAAAAATGAAATGGTCCAAGTTTTGGAGATTTATGTGGAGGGGGAGAATCAGGAGAATATCTGCTATTAGGTGGTCTTATAAATGTAAAATACCATTCACCTTCGGACTTGATACTCTTTGTATACGCTACATACTTTCtatcttaattgaatttttcttcaatataaagGGGCTTAATGAGCATCAAATGGTATGAAACAATAAAGAAGAGTATTTGACATACAACAGGACAATTAGCTTCCCTCATCCATTCCAAATTACGTGGATCAACAATCAAATCACCTACAAGCCAAGCCCAAACATAGGATCAAATCAAACTGGATAACAAATATGCCGTTACTCATCAAAGGCTTCAAATTCCAAATATGTTTAAACCAAACTCCTA is a genomic window of Populus alba chromosome 5, ASM523922v2, whole genome shotgun sequence containing:
- the LOC118061779 gene encoding anamorsin homolog; the encoded protein is MDTKRMLQNSVLALTDDTLISIGTVANAAREVSNYGVDQCDPQIITQASSLSKLPLEPSSVDIVIPIFRSIEFPGDLLVKEMFRVLKPGGTILIYSSQQSVIGETDKAISGLKRKLLLGGFLEAEALQPKSVGLSNVVRSFGVKAKKPSWNIGSSFALKKSIKSPVKVQNDDYSDLIDEDSLLTEEDLKKPQLPPVGDCEVGSTRKACKNCTCGRAEEEEKVKLGPTMDQLNNPQSACGSCGLGDAFRCGTCPYKGLPPFKLGEKVSLSENFLVADI
- the LOC118061778 gene encoding protein COFACTOR ASSEMBLY OF COMPLEX C SUBUNIT B CCB3, chloroplastic, producing the protein MAALSSLHHNKNHIRWAPLIHKKAKFNVSERLNCPTRGHSSQGDQVLSSRTCCFTRVAASLNVDLAMSHGDISGEPFSPPEAVGNINVGIPKTSEAASNLIQRLMLADLDPAAAKSAVGILGPFLSAFSFLFIVRIVMSWYPKLPVGKFPYVLVYAPTEPLLIPTRKLIPPLGGVDVTPVVWFGLLSFLNEILVGPQGLLVLLSQQIS